TTGGAATACAACCAGAGATCCATCACATTTTCAGAGAGGATGAGAGGACTGTTAACCCAATTGTGCCAGTTGTATTTATAATTGCAGCTTTTACTTTACTTCTTGGTTTGTTTGGCTCGTGGGTTGGTTTTATTggaattgataatttatttagaACGTTCAAGACTATTAGTAAAGTTCAATTGTTACACAACGTTAgctttttgatttcagtTTTGGggtttgaattgaattttgtcAAGTACTATTTGGgtcaatcaattttcacCACTTTGTTTTACGGATTTATTTTGAGCATTCCATGTGTTTACTTTGGAGTCAGCGTTTTGAGAAGTTTAGCAAAAAACCGTGCTTTAGGCAAGTAAGCTTGTGCAATAACACGCTATATCCTTATTctataaatcattaaatagAAACATCTATATTTCGTTGAAAAGgtacaaaacaaaaacaaacaaagcCTTGAATcatcatatatatatatatatcacTCATCCTGTAGCGTATTTGTTATCCATCTGAAATTGTATAATGTGGAGATTCCCTCACTCATAGAATTGGCAGCAACAATTTTCCCTGTAATGAGCCCCATAGGCACCACACCATAGGAACGTGAGTCCAATGAATGACATAAATTATCACCAGTACACCACACATGACCTTCTGGTATTCGAATGTACTTGTTATATCCATCATGTTGtattatttcatttggGCTATTGGTTAGTTCAGATGAGCTGGATGGGTCCACCAAAATCATATCCCCTGGCATCCCAGTAATCCGTTTACAGATTCTATGACTAGGGTCACTAGGTTTGATTGCGACAATGCAATCTCCCATTACTAAATTTCTTCcatatttgtattttttcaacGCATGAACATAGTCGTGTTGGTTTTGTAATGTTGGCAACATTGATTCGCCTCGAGTTTCAGTGAATTCATAGACATTTTCATGTATCAAGTGTGCTATGCAGCCTGCTCTCAAAGTCCAGGATAACGTCGATCCGACAAACTTAAGTGATTCAAAGAATGTCATTGATCAGAGAAAAGTAGACTTGTAGAAAGTATCACCATAGAAAAtaggaaagaaaaaaaatagagaGTTCAGTATTCGCATCATTGGATTGTGTTGTTTCACGAAAACAAACCACAAATAAAATGTTGACTGGAAGTCCACAGTTAGTCCACTTTCCCTTCAAACAAACACACTCTTCTCTTTCTATTTGAACAAAACAGCATTGTTGATCCTACTACTTTACAACATGTAATTAACTACtttgaaatataaattattttaacTAATATACAAAtgatatataatatatacCAATCCCGATCATCTAATAAACGAAACCCAAAATTTTACCTGAAACATGCTTTCTTCTAGCTTCTTCATGGTCCATGATACCAGCAGAAGTGGTTAAGATGACATAACCGAATTGTCTAGCTGGTAACAAGTTATCAGTCCATCTTTCAATGTCGTTAATTTTAACGTTGAATCTTGGTTGGATAACACCACATTTGTTTAATCTACCGTttaattgaacaacaatCTTACCTGATCTGTGATCGTCAATGTATTCAAATTCACCAATATAGCCTAATTCAAGTTTGCTAGTAATGAgttctttttccttttttggttttgttgttggcAAAAAGTTTGATTAAActagaacaaaaaaatagtatAAAGATGTACAGGAAAAGTAAACGATCGATACAATTGAAATGTTATCCATCGTGTAAGAAGCATTTCCCGGTTTGTTATTCCGAATACTTAAAAGACAGAAAGGGACTGATagtttttattcaaaacaCCGATCAAGCCATCCAGTTATCAATTCGggtggaaaaaaaataaataaaaagtgAATAGAATTctttaatcaaataattgtccaatgtttccaaaaaaaaaatacatacCATGCTTTTGCATAACAgttaaaaatttgataataaccTTTGAAGATGGTCTAATCAAAACTTGACGTTTACCAGTTTTTTCAGCATTGTTAATAGCATTTAAAGCATCAGCTAAGACGGAGGTTCTagtcattttattttatgcTAAAATGAAGTTAGTATACAAAAACCAAAGAGTCTAATTTTTTATACTTAGATCAGCCACATGAGTGTCCAACAGAACATCGGAGTCATGagcaaaataaaactaaaaaaaacaggGCATAATGGGTATCAGTATTCTCTTGGAAACTATCCTTATACTGTTGAAATAAAGTTTGAATCCATAGTTTGAGCTGAGTCAAGCTAGATGTATCTTTACAGTAGCAGTTCTcccaaatgaaaaaaaataaatatttgaagTGAACCATACTGTAATGAACAACCAAAGAATGTACTGATTCCAAAATACCAAATTAAGAAGCATCCACATgcttaaaaaaataagacTCAAAGATATGAAGTTACTTACAACTTCATGGGGCAATCTAAATTGAAAGGGTTGACATACTTATTAtttgttcttgtttataattattaagGAAGAAAGAGTTTAAAATATTCtggtgaaaatttttttttctctaacttttccaaaatacaaaattttttcaagcTCATTTTAAAATCACGAATCTCACTTTTGTATGCACTACCTAATGCTTCGCACGACTTCTTTCCTCTATAACTTggaaatcattaataaaacATGCTTCGAGGGTTGTTCTAAAGTGAAAAACCACGACAAACACGTCGTAATGACATCAAGTTCACAATTATCTGCTTCTTCCAACGAACTGATTCAAAATGAGAGATTATTATCTCTGCTGTTATTTGACCAAATAAGGCCGGTTTGCATAGAACTATCAGAAGCTTCAACTCTGCAACCATTCAACACAAACAAAGTTGTcaatttgatgatattaatGGAAGACATTCTTAAAAAGCACCACGATGAGTATAATAAGGATGGAAATTTTAGAATCTATCAGCTATCGCCCAAGCTAGCAGATTATATCTTTTACCCTTTATCCAATATATTGAAACAGCCGGCTTTAGATGATACAATTATACAGCATTTGTTCGGAATAATTAGATTCCTAGTTGAATACTCTTGGAGCTTCAACGTTAATTTTGTTCTTACCGATCAGTTACTTCCTTTAGTGATATACCTTTCCAGTGGAGATTTGAACAAGGAACCATTACTCATAACAAAGAAATCCATACAATTCAAAATAGCAACAGTTTCTGTATTATATACTATTACGAGCACTTTGAACAAGGAATATTTTCAATCCCTAACTGAAAAAAGACTATTGTTTATAAGCAATGTCATAACTATTTGTTTAAGTATCATAGTCGGCCTGCGAGTGGAATCTCAAGATACAATACAATTGGTCCTCAAATGTCTTAGTTTAATCTCCAACGTGAAAAGGTATTTGAATTCGAGTCAgatatcaataattcttCCAGGTATTGTTTCTTCTATAACTAAATTTATATCactaaatttaaatttaaattatcaaatcataATCCAATCCTTGCGATTATTATCAGGTTTCATATGCGCTTCCTTTAATGATAAAGAGTTAGATGCCCAAATCGAGTTGAACGAAGGTATAAGTGATATTTCAGAAATCCATGTCGGATGGGACGACGACAATGAGACTTTGGACAACAATTCATTATATTCAGATGTCACTATTACAGAGAATGATCATAGGTCAAGTGCATGGTTAAAAGCCACTTccaaacaattgaaattatcattaataatcatttttaaGTCGATACTACTTGGATCAAGAAATAGACATCGGTTGAGATCCAAGCAAGAACTATACGATGAGATTCTTGGATTTGTTGAGactattttgaaaaattgtttcaacAGCTTGTTTAAAGAATTTGCCTCATTGGCAATTGACATAGTATCAATTCTTGGATACGTAACATCTGAAGACAACAAAGAAATGGCCGATAAAACCAACAAACTATCAAATACACTTTGCATGATTATTGAAGGTGAAACCAACAAAGAGGAAGTTCTTTTCGAATTAGTTAAAACTAAACTTGctgatttaattgataataaactATCAGGGATTGTTTTTGCCTTAGATGAAGATAAGATATCGTCAACTGTAGCATCAATGATGTTCAATTTTAGTCTTTTGTTATGTTTATCAAGAAAAGTAAAACTTGATTGTGAGGACTTGGATTCATTGAAACAAAGATGTTTGGCCCTATTAACAGAATATGTTGCGGATAGGTTCAAATTCGAGAGTTCCAAACCGATCAAAAGCTCTAATGCTAGTGGGTTACTCGAAACGTCTTCAATGACAAATCAACTAGACTCGATCGAATTACCTGGGTACATTAATGCAAAAAGTGTTGTAAAACAAGAAccattgaagaaagaaCAGGACAAGAGGGCTTATATtcataatttgaaaacaatttccCGCAATTGGAATAccaatgaaattaataacTCTTCTGGTAATACACTAATTGGTATAAGTTCTAAGTTTTCAGAGACAATACTACAGaactttattaattatttatcaAGCTTAAAGTACGAAGCTAGCAACAGTTCAACGTTAACAGAATTGGAgaatatttttgaattagCTGACGATAATGACATGATTACTAAAAGTACCTCTCTTTGGGTTGCTTCTAATTATTACAAACGATCAACCCTTGGCAAAGTGatcaattttgatttaggAAAATACTTGGTtttagatgatgatgaagatatgGAAATAGATGATGATACCAAAGAAATGtcatttttagttttatcaAGGGCAGAAGAGTTACTTGAAGAGATTTCCGAGAACCAAGAAAAGTACTCTTCACAAACTTATATCCTAGCTTACAATGCAGCAttacaatcaattaaagTTGTTGCTGGCTCGATCCCACTTGATCAGTTTAgaaccaattttttgatgGATCATTTGTTGTCAGTATTTCAAGCATTAACGTATAATGATATGCCAGAAATACAATTACAGGCACAGTCGACGTTGAAAGTGGTATTGGATACATATTATAATGGTTCGATGGTCAACTTGATTTCTGATAATCTGGATTATCTTATTGACAGCATAAGCTTGCAGATGTCAGTGGCTAGTAATTTAACCCCAATGCTTCCAGGTATTCTTTTGATCATTGTAAAGATTGCCGGAATCCAATTATTGGAGTCGAATCAATTGCACGATGTTTTGACTGATATGTTTGTGATACTTGACTCCTTTCATGGTTACAATAAACTCGTTGAAAGTTTTTTCATAGTGTTTGAGGCTTTGATAGATCAGATCCATCATAAGTTCGACAGTCAACTTAAAGTTGAATTTAAGGAGTCTTCGAAAACAAACACTTCATTGTATAAGCCATGGGGAATGACCAATAAGGATCAACTATTGGAACTACTTAACGAGTCAAACAAAATGGTCGATAAATATGAAGGTTATGATAGTAACAAGGAGtattttaaaagaaaagctGACTTGCCTTTTTCGGAGATGGATGCAGATTCtgatgacgaagaagaGGACGATGAAGCAAATATTGATGACAatggagaagaagaagaagaaaaagaggaaaTATGGAGCTCACCCGTCTCAAAGGACATTTATATGATTTCACTACGAATATTTAATTATGGTTTTACATTGGTATCACAGGAATCTTACACATTGAAAAcacaaattatcaaaacacTAAGATTGTTATTGCCTTTGCTTTGCACCAattacaaattattattacctGTATTAGCCTTAAATTGGCAGATGCTAATTGCTTTAGTGACAGGTTCAAAATCTTTATCTACAAGTATTGAAAGCAATGGTGAATATGCTTCGGAAGATATTGGTGTCATGACCGAGGCCCTTCAATTGGTGACTGAAATATTAGAAGAGGATAAAAGGAGATATGAACATTTCTTCAGTAAAAAGTTTCAGGAAGCTTGGGAATTCATATCTCGACACTCAAAACTAGTGCGCCAAAGAGAAGTCACATCAACAACTAATATTAGAGAACAAAAGCAACTAGTTGTTTCTGAAAAAGCGATATATACTTTCAGAAACTATCCATTACTAAAGACATCACTAGTAACGTTTTTAATTACTGGTGTAcaaaattatgaaaaaatGATCCCTGATATTCACCGCTTTGagattatcaaattgtGCTATGAATTGCAAATTCCTCAAAGTATTCCTTTATCTAGGGATACAATCGGCGTACTAGAAGTTCTTAAAAATACAACGTAAGACCTGACcttatatttttcttcttctataaATACAATAAAATACATTAATCTTTCATTACTacgtcatcatcaccatcttTTGTACTTCTATCATCTTCAGTTGTTACCAAATTCAGTATGACCGACTTCTTAACAGGCCCTTCAGGGGTTTTCAGTGACGCTGAGTTTGCAATTGGAAAATTCAACGTTTGTTGACCCTTTACCAACAAATCTTTCTTCACAATATCACCAACTTGAGGATTTGCATTGACATCACCGTTATCTTTGGTCGTTTTCGGTGCTGTTTGTTTTACATTTATCTTCTTTTGTTGAACTAATTCACCAATAGGTTGAGTTCGAGGTATAGTATCACTTAAAAAGTTTAACGCATCATGACTAGCTACTGCATTTGAGAAATCTTTATATTGAATCTTTTTACGTTTTTCCATCTTGGCCAACAAACTTGCTTGTTCAGcaaaatattgaacaaaCAATTCTGTAGCTAGACCGGCAGTATATACTGCACTTGCAGATGCACCGGTGTATTCAGGAtccattttgaaaattttcttaattttgGAAATAGGTAAAGTGAGATTGTTTTGAAACTCATCTTGTtcttgattcaattgagGTTGTTGTTCTGGTTGTGGGTCAGCTGCATTCTGATCGTCCAGTTTTGGTGTAGTTGCAGAAGGTTCTGATTGAGAAGTTACTGTCAACGCTTCTTCTCTTGGTTCTTGAGGCGAAAGATGCCCGGACTGTTCTTCTTGGGACATAATGTTCTGAATTTAGTTGAGTTTGTCTAggtttgaaaaagttgaaaacagtgtgttgtgtttttttataatttttttttctagcTTATACGCGTATTCTGAGCATTTCCAATATCATCTATGATGTCAAACTCAGTtaaatatttcttgttttcaTGTCATTACTATTTACAAAACTATACTTTATCATACctataatatatatatatatcagCTAGTTCTTTATACCTTCGACGTCcatgttttcttttctttctgcTTCTAATATATCAGGATGCACAATTCTATGTATGTAGCCTTCCTGTTCCAAGTCCACATCGCTATAGTTGGCACCATATTCAATGAAATCCTTTGCATTATGAAATGCCAATTCAGGACTTTTAAAATGATCACGGTAACCTACCACTTGTTGAATGAATTTTGGTGATTTTGGTGATACCAATGCCTTCAATTCAGTATTGTTCAAGCCTTCTGGAACCACATACGTTCTCACCTTTTCCCAGTTGATATGATATCTACCTCTAGAATCCCAGCTACCTATACCTGTAGAACGAGTACCTTTGTAGTAATGTTTGTTACCCTGTTTACCAGTTAATGCATGTCTCTTTGAGCCAGATTTTAGTTGACCATAGTACAAGGTACCATCTCTAAAAGTTTGCCATGGTCTTCTCAATGCACTTGACACTGATCCTTGAAAACTTAATACTTGAGAAACTTTCATTTCTATACTTTAGGATCTGGTTTTAACGTTGGCTAAATTACTACTTTTCAAGAGATTTTAAACAggagaaaaattttttttttcttgtttagCTCAGTTTTTTCTCAAACTCTGATTCTCAAATACCAACAGTTATCACAATCAACTCCTAtgaacaaagaaaaacagAATCAACATTTATGAAAGTATATACTGTATGAGATAATCGAAgccaattaaaaaaatactttACATATTGCTTAAAGTAATTCATCTCATTGTTTGTGACAAGCTGATTCAAACTATGccagttttttttaagtTGGATTGCTACGGATTTAATTTTTGGGCCTAAATACACGAATAATTATAGTGAAACTGGActtcaatttaattgaaatctAACAACTAGATTTATGTTTTCctttattttaaaaaaatgtgtaaattaaagataaggctttctttttatacGTTTGGATAGATTATTCTCTTACAATAATACTACAATGAAAGTCCCACCAGAAAAACCATCAAATATTGGTACATTTTCACCTCAACAAGGTTATTCGACCGACGTACACGTCAAGACTCACAAATATTCAGATAAACCAACCCCGATTTCTCCCAATCAAAACAAAGCGTATGGCTACGTCGCAGACCACTTAGATAGTGATCATAGGAAGAAATACGCAAAAGAGGGTGGCAAAAAGTTGTTTGATATATTGCTCGGCATTATATGTAGATAACGGTATAGAAAATCTgtataattaataatttataattttgatttgaatttactcaattctttttccatAATGTCAACGACTAACTTACTCAAACCAAAGCTTCCTTGATATCCTCCAGCACCAGCACCATAATTGTGAATTAAccatttatattttttgtcCACTTCTACTCTTGCACCATCTTCTCTAAATGGTCTGAACCCCACATTTACTTTAACAATCTCGATTTTACTGGGgttgtttttgtaatttgGGTCAACCAATTCTGGTGCATATTTGATGGCTCTTTTTATGATTCTCGCAGTCAATTCTTTATCTTCTGAAACTGAAGTATTCCCTTCTAAAAAGCAACCACCTATAATCGTGCCTCCTTCTTTTCTAGGCATCATGTACAACATTTCATTGGGCAAACCAGGAAACCCTTCAACACCCAACTGTATTTTAGCATTGTTTTTGACAAGCAAAACTTGGCCCCGCACAGGGAAATTGAACTTTTTATCTTCAACAC
This genomic stretch from Candida albicans SC5314 chromosome 1, complete sequence harbors:
- the IMP1 gene encoding endopeptidase catalytic subunit (Predicted subunit of the mitochondrial inner membrane peptidase complex involved in protein targeting to mitochondria); protein product: MTFFESLKFVGSTLSWTLRAGCIAHLIHENVYEFTETRGESMLPTLQNQHDYVHALKKYKYGRNLVMGDCIVAIKPSDPSHRICKRITGMPGDMILVDPSSSSELTNSPNEIIQHDGYNKYIRIPEGHVWCTGDNLCHSLDSRSYGVVPMGLITGKIVAANSMSEGISTLYNFRWITNTLQDE
- a CDS encoding 40S ribosomal protein uS8 (Ortholog of S. cerevisiae Rps22Ap and Rps22Bp; gene contains 5' UTR intron); this translates as MTRTSVLADALNAINNAEKTGKRQVLIRPSSKVIIKFLTVMQKHGYIGEFEYIDDHRSGKIVVQLNGRLNKCGVIQPRFNVKINDIERWTDNLLPARQFGYVILTTSAGIMDHEEARRKHVSGKILGFVY
- a CDS encoding uncharacterized protein (Ortholog(s) have ASTRA complex, mitochondrion localization); amino-acid sequence: MTSSSQLSASSNESIQNERLLSSSLFDQIRPVCIELSEASTSQPFNTNKVVNLMILMEDILKKHHDEYNKDGNFRIYQLSPKLADYIFYPLSNILKQPALDDTIIQHLFGIIRFLVEYSWSFNVNFVLTDQLLPLVIYLSSGDLNKEPLLITKKSIQFKIATVSVLYTITSTLNKEYFQSLTEKRLLFISNVITICLSIIVGSRVESQDTIQLVLKCLSLISNVKRYLNSSQISIILPGIVSSITKFISLNLNLNYQIIIQSLRLLSGFICASFNDKELDAQIELNEGISDISEIHVGWDDDNETLDNNSLYSDVTITENDHRSSAWLKATSKQLKLSLIIIFKSILLGSRNRHRLRSKQELYDEILGFVETILKNCFNSLFKEFASLAIDIVSILGYVTSEDNKEMADKTNKLSNTLCMIIEGETNKEEVLFELVKTKLADLIDNKLSGIVFALDEDKISSTVASMMFNFSLLLCLSRKVKLDCEDLDSLKQRCLALLTEYVADRFKFESSKPIKSSNASGLLETSSMTNQLDSIELPGYINAKSVVKQEPLKKEQDKRAYIHNLKTISRNWNTNEINNSSGNTLIGISSKFSETILQNFINYLSSLKYEASNSSTLTELENIFELADDNDMITKSTSLWVASNYYKRSTLGKVINFDLGKYLVLDDDEDMEIDDDTKEMSFLVLSRAEELLEEISENQEKYSSQTYILAYNAALQSIKVVAGSIPLDQFRTNFLMDHLLSVFQALTYNDMPEIQLQAQSTLKVVLDTYYNGSMVNLISDNSDYLIDSISLQMSVASNLTPMLPGILLIIVKIAGIQLLESNQLHDVLTDMFVILDSFHGYNKLVESFFIVFEALIDQIHHKFDSQLKVEFKESSKTNTSLYKPWGMTNKDQLLELLNESNKMVDKYEGYDSNKEYFKRKADLPFSEMDADSDDEEEDDEANIDDNGEEEEEKEEIWSSPVSKDIYMISLRIFNYGFTLVSQESYTLKTQIIKTLRLLLPLLCTNYKLLLPVLALNWQMLIALVTGSKSLSTSIESNGEYASEDIGVMTEALQLVTEILEEDKRRYEHFFSKKFQEAWEFISRHSKLVRQREVTSTTNIREQKQLVVSEKAIYTFRNYPLLKTSLVTFLITGVQNYEKMIPDIHRFEIIKLCYELQIPQSIPLSRDTIGVLEVLKNTT
- the HFL1 gene encoding DNA polymerase epsilon noncatalytic subunit (HAP5-like; ortholog of S. cerevisiae Dpb3; third-largest subunit of DNA polymerase II (DNA polymerase epsilon); phosphorylated protein; mutants have a growth defect); the encoded protein is MSQEEQSGHLSPQEPREEALTVTSQSEPSATTPKSDDQNAADPQPEQQPQLNQEQDEFQNNLTLPISKIKKIFKMDPEYTGASASAVYTAGLATELFVQYFAEQASLLAKMEKRKKIQYKDFSNAVASHDALNFLSDTIPRTQPIGELVQQKKINVKQTAPKTTKDNGDVNANPQVGDIVKKDLLVKGQQTLNFPIANSASSKTPEGPVKKSVISNLVTTEDDRSTKDGDDDVVMKD
- the MRPL27 gene encoding mitochondrial 54S ribosomal protein mL41 (Putative 60S ribosomal protein L27, mitochondrial precursor); translated protein: MKVSQVLSFQGSVSSALRRPWQTFRDGTLYYGQLKSGSKRHALTGKQGNKHYYKGTRSTGIGSWDSRGRYHINWEKVRTYVVPEGLNNTELKALVSPKSPKFIQQVVGYRDHFKSPELAFHNAKDFIEYGANYSDVDLEQEGYIHRIVHPDILEAERKENMDVEGIKN
- a CDS encoding uncharacterized protein (Ortholog of C. parapsilosis CDC317 : CPAR2_108915, Candida tenuis NRRL Y-1498 : CANTEDRAFT_102387, Debaryomyces hansenii CBS767 : DEHA2B06776g and Pichia stipitis Pignal : psti_CGOB_00149); the encoded protein is MKVPPEKPSNIGTFSPQQGYSTDVHVKTHKYSDKPTPISPNQNKAYGYVADHLDSDHRKKYAKEGGKKLFDILLGIICR